Genomic DNA from Paenibacillus sp. KS-LC4:
CAGCACTTGCGCCTGATCCCGCCCTGTCGTAATCCAGACGGTTATGGAATGCTGATTTTCTCCTGTATTTCCAATGCTGTCATAGTCTTCGGTATAAGAGGCTATATAGCCACCAAGCTCGTGCTTGAGTCGACCAAGCGCCGTCGCCTCCGCCTGAGGGAGCTCTCGATCTGGCGAGGAGACAACCAAATAATCAAGCGTCAGCGGTTGTTCACGTACGGTCAAAATCCATGTTCCAAGACCGCCGACATTAATTTTGAATGCATTCAAGCGCCTCGCGACGGTTTCCGGTTTATCCACCATTTCTTCCAATTGACGAACCATCGTATGCAGAACCGCTACTTTGTCGCTGCGCTCCCCCGTTGCTTGCTCCAAGTAATTAGCCACGCGTTGTATCGTTGCCGCTTGCTCCTGAAACACCTTCGTCATCTCCGGTATTCGCTTCTCCAATTGATAATCGCGGTACGGGTCCGGTGTATTCGAGGTAATCATCAATATTTTCCGAAACATTTCATTAAGCTGCAAAACGCTGGACTCAATCGTTCGCAGCAGCGGCGCAATTTCCCCAAGCGAAACCTCCATCCGAATTCGATGCGTACCTTTCGTCAGATGGAATAAATAAGGCTCTGCTCCTCCGAGTACGTTCATCTGCCAGTTCATATCGAATTTAAACGGGATTCGCTTCATTTCCGTAAACGGGTATTGCCCGTCAATCATCAGGCTGCGTGTGCTGTATACGCCCCGAAGCTGATCCTGCTTCCTCTTAAGGGCAATTTGATACAGACCCTCCTCCTCCACCTCAACTTCCCACTCTATCCATTGCCCTGGCAGCTTCCAATTCAACCCGCCAATTGTATTGACTCTAAGCTTGGAAACATCGTACGGAACAACCGACGAGCTTGATCTGTCGATAAGCGGGCTTAAGGTTGGAGACGACTTCAACACCGCCTCTTCCGCCTGGATCATCACGTATTGCTCTTTAACAGGCGCTAAGCCTGCGGCTTCATATTCTTTTTTGACCTCCGCATACGCTTTGGCCGCTTTCTCCTGATACAGCTCGATATAATCAATAGCCATCGGCTCCCGTGATGACGTCAGCGACAAGGTTTGCTGCCCTTGGTCAAAATAGAATAAATACGGCTCGTCATAATAACCGCCGCTGTCCGTTAAAGTCTTGAGCTGCCATGCCGGCTTCTCGACCTGTCTTGGGCGCAGATCGTTTCCTCTGTCGTCCCTTCTTATAGCTTCATCCAGATTGCCCCATAGTCGGTTGAACAATAGCATTTCCGCACCCTTGAACGGTACTTTATCATTAATGGCAAGCTGCCTTTCAATCGCTGAGCTTTTCCCCTCTATGGGGTAATAATGAATTCTAATGTTATACAGCCCCGATTCTGCCATCTCCATATTCCAGCTAATGGTTCCAGCCTCCGGCGTAATGACCGCTTTGCCATCCAGCCCTTCAAACCGATCTGCCATTTCAAAGCCTTCGCCAACCGTTTTCGAGAAGCTTTCTCCTTCGATTCGAATAACCTGAGCCGGGCGCTGGGCAGTCGAATAGCTTTTCAAATAGTCGTCATAGCCTCCCTTGACATAGGTATGTTCTCCCATCTCAAAAGCACTCATAGCTTGAACCGTACCCCTATCAGCTTGATTTTGAGGATTAAAGCCCCAAATGGACAAAAAAAATAAAACTAGAGCAAGTATAGCGATTGCATATTTCTTCGCTTTGCTGTTCAATTCTTCTCCCCTCCTGCTGCTAGAGATCAAATATTTCGAACAGCCCCCATTAAAAAATCGCTCAATAGGGACTGTTCAACCTTCGTCAGGAATCGCTATTTTTTATACACTTCGTCAATCGCAGCTTGAACATTCGCTTTATATTTGCTTATCACGGTAGATACCGAGTTTCCAGCCATAAGGTCGCCTATTATTTCGTAATATGGCAATTTCGGGAATGTATTGTGATCGAGAACCAGCATGCCTTTTCCGGAAATAATGGCGTTCTCGATATCATCCTCATTCGTAAAGTTGCTCTCCAGCGTAGCTTGGTCCGGATAATCATAAAGCGAATCGACATCGTTTATTTTTTCCCAAATGTACATGAGCTGCTCTGGATTCTCGACTTTTTTGGGAATCGCCAGAGACTGGAAGAGAGCTTCTCCAGCATGATAGGCGGAAGCACTCGGGCCTTTAGGGAAGGGAACGAAGCCAATGTCAAAATCCTTCATATCATTGTTGAGTCCTCCTATTTCCCAAATGGCGCCCGCATACATCAGCGTGTTGCCTTGACGGAAAAATTGGCCAGGCTCTGTCCAATCTCCGCCTTCCGTCGCTCTTGCAACCTTCTCGGTTGCCAAACGGGAAATGAATTGAAAGGCTTCAACCGTTTTGGGATCTTCTAAATTTTGCTTATCTCCTAGAGTAAGACTTGCTTCATTGGAGTACAGTGCTTGAACCATCAGCGAGCCTTGTGCAAGTCCCCATCTATCCAGCTTCCCATCGTTATTCGTATCCTTGTTGGCGTCCTTGGCCACTTGAATGAATGTGTCCCAATTCCAATTATCTTCATTTACATATTCCTGAAGCGGCTTAAGTCCCAGCTGATTCAGCAGCGTGCGATTATAAAAAACGCCACTCATAAAATCAGACTGATTTTCCGTAAAGCCATAGCCTCTCCCCTCATACTGCATAAACTCATTTGTAACCTTCTGATTGAATACCTTCGCATTTTTCGTATACTCATCAATCGGCCAAATTAAATCTTGCTGGACCAATGCCGGAATCATATAGGCTTTACCCAGTCTGACGATATCGCCAAGTGGCTCGCCCGCCACCAAAGATGCGACCACTTTCTGCTGATACTCACCGTAGTCAACAGCGACATATTCCACTTTAAAATTATGCTTCTTCATTAGATCATCCAGGTTTTTCTTGCGCTGAATGTTGTCCGGGTTGTCCTCGGGTATCGTCATATCCCACCACGATACGATTTTGATCACTCGTCCGCCCATGTCAAAATCCATCTCTGGCGTCGACTGTTCATCTCCAGCTGACTCACCAGCCTCATTACCCTCGGCAGGGTCAGCGGGATCAGTCGTTTCCGAGCCCTCGTTAACGCTTGCCTCTGCCGTTTCCTTATTGCTGTTACCATTACTGCTTCCAGTGGCATTACTTGCTGCATTCCCGCTGCATGCTGCTAGTGTAAATATCAACATTAAGCTTAATAAAAAGATTGACAGTTTTCTTACTGGCATATAGATCCCCCCTAAAAATGGATTACACAAAAAGTGTAGCGCTTACATTTATAGGCAACAACCTGCCTTTATTTAGATGAATCACCCTATAAGTTATAGATTTAAATGAATCCGCTTACTTGTTGTACCACCACTTCTTACAAATGGTAAACAAATGGTTGAGGGATAAAGAAATGCACGTTGTGAAGAAGCCGTACGTTGAACATAATGGAAACATAATTACTTCATTCGTATGACCATACATCCGAAGCCTATTATCAAAAATGAAAGTGAGGTTCTAACCGTGTATAAGGTATTGCTTGTTGATCCAATGATTCATTCGAGGCAGAAGACGCAGAACATGCTGGACTGGAGACATTTAGGTTTTATCATACAAGCGTATGCGGGCAATTCCTCGGACGCTCTGGCTTTAATGGATAGGGAGTCCTTTTCTCTTATTCTCATCAATATTAAAAACGCCCAAGCAGATGGTATGCTGCTTTGCGAGCATATCCGCCGGCAAAGCCGCGTTTCGATTATTCTTTTGGAGGGGAGCGATGATTTCCAGTTGGCTAGGAAAGCTTTGTCCTTTCAGGTAAGCGATTACATTTCACAGCCTGTTCAAGCAAGCGATTTAACGGCAAGCTTACTTGCTGTAAAAAAAGAACTGGAAGCCCTCGCTAATGATCATCAACCGTTACATGAATCGCCTGGCCCCTTTAAGCGAAGCAAGCAGGGCAAGTCGATTATTGATATCGTAAAAAAATGCGTGGAAGAAGAATTGCACCTTAACATTACACTTAAAAAAATATCGACCTTATTGCATTTCAACTGCGCTTATCTGGGTCAAAAGTTCAAAGATCACGAAAACATGTCGTTTAATGAATACCTCCTTCAGCAACGAATGGAAAAAGCAAAGCTGCTGCTCGAAAAAACGGATATGCGTATCTATGAAATTGCGAATGAGGTTGGTTACACTGAAATAGATTGGTTCTACAAAAAATTTAAAGCGTATACAGGAGCCAGTGCGAACGAATATAGAAAGCAAATTTCTTAAATTGATAGCTGTCATTGCGAGCACAAACGTACAGGCCAGCTTCCCTTACATGAGGAAGCTGGCCTGCTGCATGTCTATTAACCTTGTATATTCATTACCTGTAAAAATTACTAAGTACTACTACTCTGTTGCACTTCTTGCAGACAAATTGACAACCTCGTAATAAGCACCTTTCGGCTGCTGCTCCGTATCAAACAATAGCGGCCAATTTTTACGGCCTCTTACCGGGAAATAATCCAGCCAAGTATAGTCGTCTGCCGCTCCCCAAAACGTAACCCCTGTCAGCACATCCCTATACTCGCGGAACAGCTCAAAAAACTGGCGGTAACGTTGTTCCTGCTGATGCAGCATTTCAGCTGTCGGTATCGCGATATCCGTACGTCGGTCTTCAAAGGCGAAGACCGACACATCCATCTCAGTAATTTGCAGCTTCAAGCCAAGCGATGCATAACGCTCGATTGCCGCGCGGATATCATCCAGAGATGGTTCTGTTAAATTCCAATGTCCCTGCAGCCCAATACCGTGTATCGGAGCTCCCTGTTCAAGAAGCGTCTTGACGAGCCGATAAATTTTCTCGCGCTTCGCCGGATTGCACTCATTGTAATCGTTGTAGAACAACAGCGCCGCCGGGTCAGCTTCATGGGCAAATTGGAAGGCTTTCACCATGTAATCGTCGCCAATGCCCTCTAGCCACCTCGAAGGCCTCAGCCATTCATCCCCTTCGTCGCTGACCGCTTCGTTGACGACATCCCAGCAATAGCTGGTATCTTGGTAACGCTGCATAACCGCCATAATATGCGCCTTCATCCGGGCAAGCAGCGTTTCCCGTTCAGCTGTACCGCCGTTCCCATCGTCGAACACCCAATCCGGTGTCTGATTATGCCACACGAGCGTATGTCCGCGCAGCTTCATGCCATGCTCTCTGGCAAACTGAGCAATCCGATCAGCCGCCTCGAATGTATACGTGTCTTCTGTAGGGTGAAGGCTCTCAAATTTCATTTCGTTTTCCGCCGTCAAGCTGTTGTAGTGCTTGACCAGCAATTCACGTTGACTAACGATGGTGTGATCATTAACCGCTGCACCGATCAGAAAATCATTTTTGAAGCTTCCCGCCAGACTATCCGCTGAATTCAAATGCTGCTTCTCTGTCATTTTTCTGCCGCCTCTCGTTTTTTCTATGACGATGCTATTTTCCCTTCGCGCCCGTCAGCTGCAATACCCCAAAGCCGAATGCGTTCTGGTACGACTGTCCAGACCGATCATTCCACATGGCCACGCTATCGCGGCTTCCATCGCCATCCTCGTCATTATTGATTTGTACGTCAAAACCGATCAATTCCCCGGCTTTTGGCGCCTTGCCAATCCATGCGATAGATGCTTCCACTACATAACCATTCGCCGTCCGCTTCGTAGCCGAGATTAGATTTTTACTTAGTGAAGCCGGGTTGACACTTTGTTCATTATCGAAGTTGATTCGATACTGTCCGTCATCGGAATCATAGCTGCTGCTCGCCGCATTATTCTGGTCGATGAAAATTTCCACCGAATCCTGCTCCCACGCATTCGCGCTCTTTTTCGACAGCAGCGAGTCAGTCACCTCGGCCAGCACATACAAACGTTGACCGTCCCATAACGTTCTGACCTTAGCCTTCGATCCGCTTGATCCATTGACCCAGCGCTCGGTCATGATTGATTTTGCATTTGCCCATACCGCATCAATGCTGCCATCAATGACTGGCGTACCTTTTACAGCTTTAGTGTGCTGAGGTCCTTCAACCAGCTTCAAAATACCGAATTTGGACGTATCTGTATCCTGCGAATTCGTCTTGTCATTCCAGGATGCCTTCGTCACTGTGCTGCCAGACTTATCGACCATTCGCACATCGAACCCAAGCTCCTTTCCTAGCAGCCCTTTAATAGGAAGCGCAGCTTCAATGCGGTAGCCGCCTTCTGTCTTGACCGCTTTATAATTCACGGTTTTATCCTTATTCTCTCCACTGCGCTTGAATGTATATTTTTTATCATCCGCCTCGTAAGTCGTAGTCTTGCCATTGTTACTGTCTATATAGAGCTCGATTGCATCACTGCCATTCGCCGTTTTATCCAGCACATCAACCGATACATAAAGCTGCTTCTTATCCCAAAGCGTCTTCACCTTGGCAATTGCACTGCCATCCTTCGAGATGGATACGAGCGGCGCTCTATTCCAAACCTCTTCCAGTTTGCCGTCGATCTTCGCCGTTCCCTCCGCTGCCGTTGCTTGCATCGTTTCGACGGGCACCTTGCTCGGATCGACGAGCGCCCAGTACGCGAATTTCGCCTGAAGCCGCTCATCGAACAATAGCGGCCAATTATTGCGCGTGACAGGGAAAGTACGGAGCCATGAATTAAGATCGTCCTTGCCCCAGAAGATTACGGCATTGAGCTGATCCTTATGCTTTTTAAACACATCGAAAACTTCCTTGTAACGATTTGCCTGCTTAATTTGCAGCTCAAGCGGAAATACATCATAGGAGTCACTGTCATTCGTATAAGCACTCATATCAAGCTCCGTGACCTGCTGCTCAATGCCAAGATCCCGGAACGCCTGAAGCATATCATCAAGTGACTGAACGGACGGGGACGCAATGCCAATATGTGTCTGATGGCCGACGCCGTCCACAGGGATACCCTTGTCTTGCAGACGCTTGATTAAATCATGCAAATCTTGTCGCTTTTGAGGAATATCCGTGTTGTAGTCGTTAATAAACAGCTTGGCCTGTGGATCTGCAGCATGTGCATATTCGAACGCCTTCTCGATAAACTCCTCGCCTGCAATTTGGTACCATAGGCTGTTGCGCAAACCATTCGGCTTCTGGTCACCGGAATCAAGAACCTCATTCACAACGTCCCAAGCATAGATTTTGCCCTTGTATCTGCCTACTACCGTCTCAATATGCCGCTTCATTCTTGCATACAGCAATTCCTTACTGGCAAGATTGCCTTTCTCATCGTAGAACACCCAATTGGGCGTTTGGGAATGCCAGACGAGCGTATGACCGCGTACAGCAATGTCATTGTTTACAGCGAAATCAACGATTTTATCCGAGCGTGTAAAATCAAATTGACCTTCCTTCGGCTCGGTAGCATCCCATTTCAGCTCATTGCCTGCGGTTAGACTGTTAAAATGCTTCTGTAGCAGCTGTGCATCTGGGCCGGTGGCATCTTCGATTTCATTTACGAGCAAGGAAGTGCCCAGTAAAAAATCATCGGCAAACACATCTTTTAGAGCTGGAATATCCTTTTCAATTTCAATAGGCAACGCATCTGGAACGAGCGCAATAACAACATCGTCCACATTGAAGTCAAGCTTCGCATGATCTATGGACTCCAAATAAACACCTATAGTCTCAAACGGATGGAGCAAGCTGTACGCGCCCGTTAGCTTCACCCAACCGCTTTCTGTTACTGTCTTGGCAGCAACGGACTCATAAAACATATCCCCATTCGTTTTCCGCTCGATCAGTATGGAGACGGACGCATCAGGCGTTCCCGCAGGCAGGCGAACCCAAGCTGATAGCTCATAGGATTTGCCGACCTCCATAAACGAGGCTAGATTGAGCATTGGGCCGTTCCAGCCCTCCGTTCTTCCTGTAACCTGAAGACCAAATTTTCCCGAATGGGCAGCCGAGGCAGCAGCCGTCAGGCTCTCTTTGCCGCCGCGTCCATACCACCCTTGTGTAGTGCCGTCTTCGAAATCCGTCGTCAGCTGTTTAACTTCACTTGGCTGCGCTGTGCTAGCTTCCGCATTCGTCTGCTTTGGCAGCACGCCAATCGATAAGGACGTTACCATCAAAATAGCAGCCAGTAACAACGAAATAGAGTGTTTCAGTCGATTCTTCTTCATTTAAAACACCTTGCCCTTCAACTTATATTCCATTAAGCTCCCTATTGGGGCGTGTCATGGCAGCATTTGCATTCTTTGCAAGTATAGCGTTTTCATTTTGAGCCAACTACCCGTTGATCTTTGTGAATTTACCTGTCAAATTATAGGTTTAGTCTTATCTATCTATGTCGAAAGCTGCGCTCTAAATAACAAAAAGACCGCAAATCCCAACCAAATGGCAGGGGTTGCAATCTTTTTGCTTCTTTATACCTACTTACTCGTTATTATTTAATCCTTGCGGTCTAGCTAGCTTTCCGTCGCATAAGGATCAATGGTTTGAATCGTACCATCCTCATTGTAATGCAATTCCGTAAATTTAACACAGCGTTTATGATTGACGCCTTCGGAAAGGGAGCTGTCGTGATAGAACAAATACCATTTGTCTTCAAACTGAACGATAGAATGATGAGTTGTCCAGCCGATTACCGGTGTAAGAATCGTCCCTTTAAACGTATAGGGCCCCATCGGGTTACGGCTGACCGCGTAAACCAGCTTATGCGTAGTCCCTGTTGAGTACGACAAATAGTACCAGCCATTATATTTATGCACCCAAGGTCCCTCGAAATATCTTCGCTCCTCATCACCAGCTAGAATCGGGCTTCCGTTTTCATCCAAAATCGAGATTTCATGCAGCTCGCCTTGAAAAGACAGCATATCCTCGCTCAGCAATGCGACACGCGGACCGAGCGCTGCCTCCTCTGCCTTCGGACCTTCTGCGTCCGGCTCAAAGACGCCGTTTTGCCATTTTTCCAGCTGTCCTCCCCAAAGGCCTCCAAAGTAGATGTAGGACTTATCGTCGTCATCCACAAATACAGCCGGATCAATGCTGAAGCTGCCCGGGATGTAATCTGGCTCTGGAGTAAAGGTCCCCGCAGGTGTCGCGCTTGTGGCTACGCCAATCCGAAATATTCCTTCATGATCCCGAGCGGGGAAAAACAAATAATACGTATTGTTCTTATAGGCAGCATCCGGCGCCCAAAGCTGCTTAGAGGCCCAACGGACATCCTTTAGATGCAATACCTCGCCATGGTCTACGACAGCAGCTTCAAAATGGTCTAGGGACAACACATGGTAATCCTCCATTGCGTATTGATCCCCATTATCGTTGTCAGGACCATCATGGTCGAGATCATGTGACGGGTAAATATAGATTTTGCCTTCAAATACGTGTGCAGAAGGATCTGCTGTAAAAATATGAGTAACCATTGGTTGATTTGGTACTGGTGCATTAGACATATATATTTTCCTCCCAGTTAAGCTCATTTTAAAGTCATAACAAAGTCATTTCGAAGTCATCTCAAGTTACATGGCATCATAACGAAAGCGGAGAAGCAGCACGTGAATTAATTTTACCGATTCCCTCCGTTTACAAGGAAGCTGTCGCGGTATTCTTGCGGCGTTATTCCCGTCGCCTTCTTAAAAAAGCGCGTAAAGGAATGAGCCGCCTCATAACCGACAGCAAAGGATACTTCTCGAATTTTAAGCTCCCCGTTTCTTAGCAGCTCTCTCGCTTTTTTCAAGCGGCAGCTATCTATGTACTCGGATAAATTCACCCCTCGCTCCTGTTTAAAAAACCGGGATAAGTAAGATGGGTTAAAATAGTTGATTTCTGCCAGCCGCACTAAGGATAAGTCCTCACTTAAATGTTCTTCAATATAACGACAAATACGGTCGATTACACTGGTTGTCTGCTCTAGCTCGCCGTTATATTTAACTTTGAATAGGCGGTCGGCAATGACATGCAAATAGGCAATCCCCTCCTTCATAGATGAATGCTCATCAAGACGCATCAGTTTTCCATAATCACCAAGCTGGTGGTAAAGCCCCCAGCGATTAATGGAAGAAAGCAGAACAAGCGCGATAGAATAATAGCTCTCTATTGCTCGGTGGACATTGCATGTTGGATGCAGCATGCCCGCCGTCATTTCCTCCACTACCTCGTAAAACTTCTCTCTTCTCCCAGCTTCAAGATAGGCTTCCATCAGCTCTGTTTTTTGAGCAATCATACTGTCTTCTTTCCTGTTTGCAGGCTCAAGCTGCTCCATGCGATCTGTTAAAATAATGGACAAGCCGTCGGTAATGGTCATTTGATGCAGCTGACGCAGTCTTTCATATTGCTGCGATACCGCTTCCCATTCACAAGAAGCACCACTTATAGTGAAGGCAATCGTTAAGCCTAGCGATTCCAAGCATGTCTCCTGAATGAGCTCAAGCGTGCCTTCCAAATAGCGAATTAAATGACTATAAAACCTTTCCTCGACATGCTCAGACGGCTGAAGCAGCCATAACAAGTTGCCATGCTTATCAACAATCCCAATATGTCGCGTCAGCTCTGACAAGTAGGAATGTCCGATCATTCTGGCGGAATTTACAATCTCGCTTCTATCGGAGTAAGGAGTCTCAGCTGGATATGACAAATGACCAACTACCATCACAACCGGAATTAACGGACTCAAGTCGATGTTCAGTTTGCCAAATTCCTTAACCAACACCTCTGGATCATGGCAAAGAAGATGGCTCTTTTGCAAAAGATGTCTAATATACTCTCCTTGTGCCATAAATTCAAGCGCATACATCTGTTCACGGGATCGCTCGACTAATGCACTCAATTGATTGTTTTGATGGATCTCTTGCATCACTTCTTGCACAACTTCCGTAACCTTCTTATAGCCTTCCGTCTTCAATAAATACCGGACATTCGACATTTGAATCGCCTTATAGGCATACTGAAATTCACTATAGCCCGTTAGGAAGATGATTTTGCACCGTGGCCAATACATCTGGATTTCATCAGACAGTTCCAGGCCGCTCATGCCTGGCATGCTAATGTCAGTAATAACGATGTCGATTCGGGTACGTTGCAGCCAATTAAGCGCTTCTTTACCAGAGTATGCTTTACAGACATCCAGCCTATCTGGCATCCATCGCTGAAATACTTCATATAACCCATCCGTAATGATATCCTCATCATCCACAACTAACAGTCTAAGCAATCTCATTCTCCTCCTTCAGCTTGATGCGAATGACGACCTTGAGACTATTCAGCTCGCCTTTAGACAGAAGCAAGCCGCTATTTCTTCCATACGTTAAAATAATACGCCTGTGAATGTTCATCATGCCCGTCATTTCGTAAGACTCTGTCGTACTGTCTAGCCGATTTTGCAAGGCTTCGATCTCGGCATCGCTCAATCTATTCCCATTATTCTCCACTATAATCCGGGCCTCATTCTGATCCAGCTCAAAAGCAACACGAAGCAGCCCATCTTCCGTCATTTTCTCCAAGCTATGCTCATATGCGTTTTCGATAATAGGCTGAATGATGAGCCTCGGCACTCGGATATGCTCCATTTCCTTTGGCAGCTCATCAAACTCCACGCGAATCCGTCTTGAGAACCGGAGCTTCTGAATTTCGGTGTACATGCGAGAGTGTCTCGTTTCCTCAGTCAGCAGCACATTATCCTCCCCATTACGGGTAATGAATCTAAAATATTCCCCTAGCATATTCGTAA
This window encodes:
- a CDS encoding extracellular solute-binding protein; translated protein: MNSKAKKYAIAILALVLFFLSIWGFNPQNQADRGTVQAMSAFEMGEHTYVKGGYDDYLKSYSTAQRPAQVIRIEGESFSKTVGEGFEMADRFEGLDGKAVITPEAGTISWNMEMAESGLYNIRIHYYPIEGKSSAIERQLAINDKVPFKGAEMLLFNRLWGNLDEAIRRDDRGNDLRPRQVEKPAWQLKTLTDSGGYYDEPYLFYFDQGQQTLSLTSSREPMAIDYIELYQEKAAKAYAEVKKEYEAAGLAPVKEQYVMIQAEEAVLKSSPTLSPLIDRSSSSVVPYDVSKLRVNTIGGLNWKLPGQWIEWEVEVEEEGLYQIALKRKQDQLRGVYSTRSLMIDGQYPFTEMKRIPFKFDMNWQMNVLGGAEPYLFHLTKGTHRIRMEVSLGEIAPLLRTIESSVLQLNEMFRKILMITSNTPDPYRDYQLEKRIPEMTKVFQEQAATIQRVANYLEQATGERSDKVAVLHTMVRQLEEMVDKPETVARRLNAFKINVGGLGTWILTVREQPLTLDYLVVSSPDRELPQAEATALGRLKHELGGYIASYTEDYDSIGNTGENQHSITVWITTGRDQAQVLKSLIDDSFTSASNISVKLRLVPGNILLPATLAEEGPDVAMQIGEEVPVNYAMRNAAADLSSFADFTEVASRFRDSALEPYAYSNGVYALPEQQTFPMLFYRKDILEELELKPPKTWQQLYSMISVLQKHNMEIYLPIEAVTNNANLVPNATFAMLLYQNGGAFYRDEDKKSALDSEIAMEAFKRWSQFYTNYKFPLQADFPNRFRTGEMPVGIADYTTYNALTVMAPEIKGLWDFTIVPGMEQQNGSINHEVASHTTAVMMLENAKDKESAWEFMKWWTDKDTQVAYGREMEGLMGEAARYPTANMEALGQLPWPIKDYQNLESQWQWVRGIPQVPGGYFTGRHLDNAFRKVVNGNENPREALSDYILYINDEIAIKRKEFNLPY
- a CDS encoding extracellular solute-binding protein — encoded protein: MPVRKLSIFLLSLMLIFTLAACSGNAASNATGSSNGNSNKETAEASVNEGSETTDPADPAEGNEAGESAGDEQSTPEMDFDMGGRVIKIVSWWDMTIPEDNPDNIQRKKNLDDLMKKHNFKVEYVAVDYGEYQQKVVASLVAGEPLGDIVRLGKAYMIPALVQQDLIWPIDEYTKNAKVFNQKVTNEFMQYEGRGYGFTENQSDFMSGVFYNRTLLNQLGLKPLQEYVNEDNWNWDTFIQVAKDANKDTNNDGKLDRWGLAQGSLMVQALYSNEASLTLGDKQNLEDPKTVEAFQFISRLATEKVARATEGGDWTEPGQFFRQGNTLMYAGAIWEIGGLNNDMKDFDIGFVPFPKGPSASAYHAGEALFQSLAIPKKVENPEQLMYIWEKINDVDSLYDYPDQATLESNFTNEDDIENAIISGKGMLVLDHNTFPKLPYYEIIGDLMAGNSVSTVISKYKANVQAAIDEVYKK
- a CDS encoding helix-turn-helix domain-containing protein — its product is MLDWRHLGFIIQAYAGNSSDALALMDRESFSLILINIKNAQADGMLLCEHIRRQSRVSIILLEGSDDFQLARKALSFQVSDYISQPVQASDLTASLLAVKKELEALANDHQPLHESPGPFKRSKQGKSIIDIVKKCVEEELHLNITLKKISTLLHFNCAYLGQKFKDHENMSFNEYLLQQRMEKAKLLLEKTDMRIYEIANEVGYTEIDWFYKKFKAYTGASANEYRKQIS
- a CDS encoding endo-1,4-beta-xylanase encodes the protein MTEKQHLNSADSLAGSFKNDFLIGAAVNDHTIVSQRELLVKHYNSLTAENEMKFESLHPTEDTYTFEAADRIAQFAREHGMKLRGHTLVWHNQTPDWVFDDGNGGTAERETLLARMKAHIMAVMQRYQDTSYCWDVVNEAVSDEGDEWLRPSRWLEGIGDDYMVKAFQFAHEADPAALLFYNDYNECNPAKREKIYRLVKTLLEQGAPIHGIGLQGHWNLTEPSLDDIRAAIERYASLGLKLQITEMDVSVFAFEDRRTDIAIPTAEMLHQQEQRYRQFFELFREYRDVLTGVTFWGAADDYTWLDYFPVRGRKNWPLLFDTEQQPKGAYYEVVNLSARSATE
- a CDS encoding endo-1,4-beta-xylanase is translated as MKKNRLKHSISLLLAAILMVTSLSIGVLPKQTNAEASTAQPSEVKQLTTDFEDGTTQGWYGRGGKESLTAAASAAHSGKFGLQVTGRTEGWNGPMLNLASFMEVGKSYELSAWVRLPAGTPDASVSILIERKTNGDMFYESVAAKTVTESGWVKLTGAYSLLHPFETIGVYLESIDHAKLDFNVDDVVIALVPDALPIEIEKDIPALKDVFADDFLLGTSLLVNEIEDATGPDAQLLQKHFNSLTAGNELKWDATEPKEGQFDFTRSDKIVDFAVNNDIAVRGHTLVWHSQTPNWVFYDEKGNLASKELLYARMKRHIETVVGRYKGKIYAWDVVNEVLDSGDQKPNGLRNSLWYQIAGEEFIEKAFEYAHAADPQAKLFINDYNTDIPQKRQDLHDLIKRLQDKGIPVDGVGHQTHIGIASPSVQSLDDMLQAFRDLGIEQQVTELDMSAYTNDSDSYDVFPLELQIKQANRYKEVFDVFKKHKDQLNAVIFWGKDDLNSWLRTFPVTRNNWPLLFDERLQAKFAYWALVDPSKVPVETMQATAAEGTAKIDGKLEEVWNRAPLVSISKDGSAIAKVKTLWDKKQLYVSVDVLDKTANGSDAIELYIDSNNGKTTTYEADDKKYTFKRSGENKDKTVNYKAVKTEGGYRIEAALPIKGLLGKELGFDVRMVDKSGSTVTKASWNDKTNSQDTDTSKFGILKLVEGPQHTKAVKGTPVIDGSIDAVWANAKSIMTERWVNGSSGSKAKVRTLWDGQRLYVLAEVTDSLLSKKSANAWEQDSVEIFIDQNNAASSSYDSDDGQYRINFDNEQSVNPASLSKNLISATKRTANGYVVEASIAWIGKAPKAGELIGFDVQINNDEDGDGSRDSVAMWNDRSGQSYQNAFGFGVLQLTGAKGK
- a CDS encoding glycoside hydrolase family 43 protein — its product is MSNAPVPNQPMVTHIFTADPSAHVFEGKIYIYPSHDLDHDGPDNDNGDQYAMEDYHVLSLDHFEAAVVDHGEVLHLKDVRWASKQLWAPDAAYKNNTYYLFFPARDHEGIFRIGVATSATPAGTFTPEPDYIPGSFSIDPAVFVDDDDKSYIYFGGLWGGQLEKWQNGVFEPDAEGPKAEEAALGPRVALLSEDMLSFQGELHEISILDENGSPILAGDEERRYFEGPWVHKYNGWYYLSYSTGTTHKLVYAVSRNPMGPYTFKGTILTPVIGWTTHHSIVQFEDKWYLFYHDSSLSEGVNHKRCVKFTELHYNEDGTIQTIDPYATES
- a CDS encoding helix-turn-helix domain-containing protein, with translation MLRLLVVDDEDIITDGLYEVFQRWMPDRLDVCKAYSGKEALNWLQRTRIDIVITDISMPGMSGLELSDEIQMYWPRCKIIFLTGYSEFQYAYKAIQMSNVRYLLKTEGYKKVTEVVQEVMQEIHQNNQLSALVERSREQMYALEFMAQGEYIRHLLQKSHLLCHDPEVLVKEFGKLNIDLSPLIPVVMVVGHLSYPAETPYSDRSEIVNSARMIGHSYLSELTRHIGIVDKHGNLLWLLQPSEHVEERFYSHLIRYLEGTLELIQETCLESLGLTIAFTISGASCEWEAVSQQYERLRQLHQMTITDGLSIILTDRMEQLEPANRKEDSMIAQKTELMEAYLEAGRREKFYEVVEEMTAGMLHPTCNVHRAIESYYSIALVLLSSINRWGLYHQLGDYGKLMRLDEHSSMKEGIAYLHVIADRLFKVKYNGELEQTTSVIDRICRYIEEHLSEDLSLVRLAEINYFNPSYLSRFFKQERGVNLSEYIDSCRLKKARELLRNGELKIREVSFAVGYEAAHSFTRFFKKATGITPQEYRDSFLVNGGNR